The DNA region GGATAGAACTGGTTCTGAATATCACCAGAATGGAGagttgaggaaaaaaaacagggaatattaattctgtcctgtcctgaatGTTCTGATGTTCTACAGATTTGTATAGTGATGATGAGACTTCAGGAACAACAGCTGGTGAGTAGGGCTGGCTcacgtgctcacacacacacacacacacacacacgcgcacacacgcacagacatgTATGAAAACACATCAGTGTGTAATTTACCAATGCATAAAAAACACGTAATATTACTACTGCGAATAGTTGTATGACCTCTATAATGAagtcagaaacacaaatgtgcTGGTAATTATCAGGAAAGCCAGAGATCAGAAAGAGAATGAAGCACAGATTCAGGCTCAGGAAGAGCAAGTTAAGGATAGTGGGCCTTCATGTTTATGGTACATTTGTACTGCAGATCTTCAGTGTTTcatgattgtttcatttttcgTTTTCAGAACTTAATTAGGTTCTGAATATGTGAAGTTTCATATTTTGATTTTAGGTCAATTCAACACTTgataacatttttcttttgtaaaatcTTTAGCCAGTGTTTGGATAGGTCTGCATCTTGATTTCATAAAGGGATGGACATGGTCTCTGAATGACAGCACCTTCTACGGTCCAGGAGAGGCAGAGTTTAAAAACTGGTTCCCTGGACAGCTTGAGAGTCCTGAAGAACCGAGCTGTGTTGGTCTGTTCAGTGACAGCCAGCACAAAGGTGCATGGCTTGGCTCTCGTTGCCACATCCGACGACCCTTTGTGTGCTACAGTGGTAAGTTTTTTAATGGCCTCGGACTAAACGGAGAGGAGAGTCTAACTCCTGCTACACAGAGCTTTTACAAGCAACTTGCTTATTTATTACGTGGAAGTGACATGTAAAGTTCCATTCCTGTGAGTTCTTCATCTTTGTATCTTCCTTCATGGACATTCTTGCATAAAGATTAGCAAATTTAATTTGAGTCTGCCCTGATGTTGTTCCTGACCATATTCCCAGGTGGCATAGATGGAGCACCGCTCTTTGTTAAGGAAGATATTTTTCTTCCCTGGAATGATGCCCAGGAATACTGCAGGAGGAATCATGTCGATCTAGCCAGGTACAGCACAGCAAACACTGTCAAGGTGATCCAAGCATGGAACACATCAATTTAagggattttatattttttccattcatgtctgtattttttatatacCTTTAATACCTCCTTTCTTAACAATGtgaaacaatgttttttttttggtctgtatATTTTATCTCCTAACTTATACTAAACCATGGTGTGTATATGCGACTCTCAGTATACGAAACCTGCAAGAAAACGACATCATCGCAAACTTAGCAGCTGGAGATACTGTCTGGATTGGTCTGCATGGGGGAGGAGTGTGGTCAGATGGAAGCACCTCGACGTTTCGATGCTGGGCCGACGGGGAACCGAACTCTGTGACGGGCCGCTGTGTCGCTGTGCTTCCAGGAGAATTTGGGTTGTGGTCAAATGAGGACTGTTCACTCCGGTTCCCCTTCATATGTTACTCATCAGGTAATGAATCTTATTTATTCTCACATACTGTACAGAAAGCGGTCCAGTGGACCGCTggatttatatacagtatatatatatatatatatacacacacacacacacacacacacacaaacacacatacagctggtcctcacttaaagACAGAACTGCAGTGCCGAGTACCCAGCCATCCATTGTTCTGGGAGATTTCAATGCTCACGTGGGCAATGACTGTGAGACTTGGAGGGGGGGTGATTGGGATGAACAGCCTCCCCCCTGAACACAAGTGGTGTTCTAttgttggacttctgtgctagtcGTAGTTTGTACATAACAAACATAAGTGCATGTGGCACCAAGACACCCTAGGAAAGAGATTCTTGAATATTCTATCCTTCCTTGAACATTTGATTTAACGCTCtgacccttttcaccagctcctaTCGGCTCCTATTTCCGTGtcaattaaataatcaatatattaaactgttATAATTTAACAAAAATAGCATTTTGTACAATTGATCAGACACCTCATTATCATCAACTCTAATTAAAGGGAAAACATAGAAATCTGTTTTCTCCAGCgttagtttaaaatgcaaaaaatgtcactgcaatatcctgttaaactgtaacaacatccaggataatcaaagatattttgtaGTCATCAGATTTATTCCAAAATAATGGacctaaacaacaacaaaaagcacaaatgaattaaatgattcaTAAATATTCTATCCTTACTTgaacatttgattttattctgacccttttcaccagctcctctaaacccagacggcttccagtcaattggacaaaatcagaCCAGTgtcactctgcagtggaatacagtgaacAACAATGTTAGTTTTATTCTCCAGTTTAACGGCAGAGAGACAAACATCGCTGTACCAAATGAAGGTGGAACAGTAACTCACACAGTGTCAgatctcactgctggaactcaacacacattcactctcttctctgtgtttgagaacatcagaagcagtggagtaagcattactgcagtcactgg from Brachionichthys hirsutus isolate HB-005 chromosome 23, CSIRO-AGI_Bhir_v1, whole genome shotgun sequence includes:
- the LOC137911604 gene encoding macrophage mannose receptor 1-like, producing MDHWSIIFVLTALVHLGSAQTRQYIFVNEARTWTEAQSFCRTRYNDLATIFNRDEFIAVARLTTDREYSGMDFEGSGITHSGFIDLYSDDETSGTTAASVWIGLHLDFIKGWTWSLNDSTFYGPGEAEFKNWFPGQLESPEEPSCVGLFSDSQHKGAWLGSRCHIRRPFVCYSGGIDGAPLFVKEDIFLPWNDAQEYCRRNHVDLASIRNLQENDIIANLAAGDTVWIGLHGGGVWSDGSTSTFRCWADGEPNSVTGRCVAVLPGEFGLWSNEDCSLRFPFICYSSAPLNPDGFQSIGQNQTSVTLQWNTVNNNVSFILQFNGRETNIAVPNEGGTVTHTVSDLTAGTQHTFTLFSVFENIRSSGVSITAVTGKMIPFFSLCVTMFKTVALDA